In the genome of Vibrio sp. CB1-14, one region contains:
- a CDS encoding Ig-like domain-containing protein, with product MKKVMLFFLLCMPFSHVISAELISMHNWVQVGAPSSGDWNVAEDGNSVYQSINGHPTAFVSSEKYSYRTFRGVIQVSEGVGDDDYIGMIYGEPAGGGFYLFSWKQGATGAKNGYTLLYFDGTLDEMSHYGWLVHDEEKGVNTILGKKEGVGWVHGQEYAFELQAYPDRLVAKIDGQVIFDVNDLEIPESRFGFYNWSQGGVRYNSIEQLYPPIAESLEFDSMQGKSLRILAAYSDQNSGDVHTCSYSSPEYGYVWSKSNCSFIYFPSPEHAGVDYFTYTVTDNSGLSTTATVRVKNQIGGSYFEMPHQVEANKTYSISLNQLAPTESEFPRPQINIVNKPSFITYNSQTDSLEITPLISDLGLHKNIEVTFTQGDVEYTSGSYDLLVHQPASDISLTQSTGAPPANRLLRTINEKPAHAFRLPPIHTVQNHLATGIHKAIVHSNSTNEASFIVSNKDIKPGDTSEIYIDLTEEGTHINIYASDTSSRILDVKLEIPNLWSPNDLYYIRSSACSNAYFTPYRCQTTLEINGNLAIEDDIQVIVYNTEDNEFHTMSVDHFLTKLPSFESWLQTLPELRDEHLVLVNCNYGPYGTGRCQQIFNLTKTALGLVEDTRAKFQKGTGLWVFNNNKGVLWQSNDYINTIGWGSSTTVWFHSDEL from the coding sequence ATGAAAAAGGTAATGCTCTTCTTTTTACTTTGCATGCCATTTAGTCACGTAATCTCAGCTGAACTGATAAGCATGCACAACTGGGTGCAAGTTGGTGCCCCAAGCTCCGGTGATTGGAACGTTGCTGAAGACGGCAATAGCGTCTATCAAAGTATCAACGGTCATCCAACAGCCTTTGTGTCTAGTGAGAAATACTCTTACCGAACATTTCGGGGAGTAATTCAAGTAAGTGAAGGTGTCGGCGACGACGATTACATCGGCATGATCTACGGCGAACCCGCTGGAGGGGGCTTTTATCTATTCAGCTGGAAGCAAGGTGCTACGGGAGCAAAAAACGGTTATACCCTACTCTATTTTGATGGAACGCTTGACGAAATGTCACACTATGGATGGTTAGTGCATGACGAAGAAAAAGGTGTCAACACCATTCTTGGCAAGAAAGAAGGTGTCGGTTGGGTGCATGGCCAAGAGTACGCATTTGAGCTTCAAGCGTATCCGGATAGGCTTGTCGCCAAAATTGATGGTCAAGTAATTTTCGATGTGAATGACCTTGAGATACCAGAGTCAAGATTCGGCTTCTACAACTGGTCACAAGGTGGAGTCCGTTACAACTCTATAGAACAGCTCTACCCTCCAATAGCAGAAAGTTTAGAGTTTGATTCAATGCAGGGTAAATCTCTACGAATCCTAGCCGCATACTCCGACCAGAATAGTGGTGACGTACATACCTGCTCGTATTCCTCACCAGAGTACGGTTACGTTTGGAGTAAATCCAACTGTTCTTTTATCTATTTTCCGTCGCCAGAGCATGCTGGGGTCGACTACTTCACCTACACCGTTACGGATAATTCAGGTCTCAGTACCACTGCAACAGTAAGAGTCAAGAACCAGATTGGTGGCAGCTACTTCGAGATGCCACATCAAGTAGAAGCGAACAAGACTTATTCTATCTCTCTAAACCAACTAGCCCCAACAGAATCAGAGTTTCCAAGACCACAGATCAACATCGTAAACAAACCGAGCTTTATCACTTATAACAGCCAAACAGACAGTCTGGAAATAACCCCCCTAATCAGCGATCTTGGGCTACACAAAAACATTGAGGTAACGTTCACACAGGGGGATGTGGAATATACTTCAGGCTCCTATGATCTATTAGTTCATCAGCCCGCATCCGATATTTCTTTAACTCAAAGCACGGGGGCGCCACCAGCGAATAGATTACTTCGCACTATCAATGAAAAACCTGCTCATGCTTTCAGACTACCGCCAATACATACCGTTCAAAACCACCTAGCAACTGGCATCCACAAAGCTATCGTTCACTCCAACAGTACCAATGAAGCATCGTTTATCGTATCTAATAAAGATATCAAGCCAGGAGATACTAGTGAGATCTATATCGACCTCACAGAAGAAGGTACGCACATTAACATTTACGCGTCAGACACATCGTCTCGTATCCTCGATGTGAAATTAGAAATCCCGAACCTCTGGTCACCAAATGACCTCTACTACATTAGAAGCTCTGCATGCAGCAACGCATATTTCACACCATATCGATGTCAGACGACCCTAGAGATAAATGGGAACCTGGCAATCGAGGATGATATACAAGTCATCGTATACAACACGGAAGACAATGAATTCCACACCATGAGCGTCGATCATTTCTTGACTAAACTACCTTCTTTTGAGAGCTGGCTTCAAACCCTACCGGAGTTGAGAGATGAGCACCTAGTCTTGGTGAACTGCAATTATGGACCTTATGGTACTGGGCGCTGCCAGCAGATATTTAACCTCACAAAAACAGCATTGGGGCTTGTAGAAGATACACGAGCGAAGTTTCAAAAAGGCACAGGCTTATGGGTGTTCAATAATAATAAAGGCGTACTTTGGCAATCTAATGACTACATCAACACTATTGGCTGGGGCAGTTCTACGACAGTATGGTTCCATTCTGATGAACTCTGA